A single genomic interval of Spirosoma linguale DSM 74 harbors:
- a CDS encoding histidine kinase (PFAM: histidine kinase A domain protein; ATP- binding region ATPase domain protein~SMART: histidine kinase A domain protein; ATP- binding region ATPase domain protein~KEGG: pfs:PFLU4983 putative two-component system, sensor kinase): protein MSLLSQTARYLLSTAFAIALVGSVGFYTLIHRTIRYEVDEILTAQVNQTAQKLRHQPLSTLTDWDNNPRIDRVNTPIRPTFTDITVPDSLNNNEPIPIRQLQQTVLIQGQLYLVTIQQPYYEFNELSREISAGVIIGFLLLMGLSVAIGVGLSSRLWYPFYATINQLSTVRLDTGSEPVFPESNIREFSLLSRSLRELTQKLRRQFSLQKQFAENASHELQTPLAVASAELDFLLQSDHLTENDYAHLQRATDALGRLSQLNRSLLLLTQVENNQFANDESVDMSELLTQCADEYEPFFQHRHLVVKRAIAPQVILRMNRQLARVLLSNLLKNAVRHSGGGVARKESTVRLELTTNALTITNTGEPLPFPEHQLFYRFVKNPARPDSMGLGLALVKQICERYALPITYVYNGETWEHSFRIEFPT from the coding sequence ATGAGCCTGCTCAGCCAGACAGCCCGCTATTTACTCAGCACGGCTTTTGCGATTGCGCTGGTGGGATCTGTAGGCTTTTACACGCTTATCCACCGAACAATCCGGTATGAAGTCGATGAAATTCTAACGGCCCAGGTAAACCAGACAGCCCAAAAGCTACGCCATCAGCCGCTTTCGACCCTAACCGACTGGGATAACAACCCGCGCATCGACCGGGTGAATACACCCATAAGGCCCACCTTCACCGACATAACCGTACCCGACTCGCTGAATAATAATGAACCGATTCCAATTCGGCAGCTCCAGCAAACGGTGCTCATACAGGGGCAGTTGTATCTGGTCACCATTCAGCAGCCGTACTACGAATTCAATGAGCTGTCGCGCGAAATATCGGCGGGGGTTATCATTGGCTTTTTACTACTGATGGGCTTGTCCGTCGCTATCGGTGTTGGTTTATCGAGTCGTTTGTGGTATCCGTTTTACGCCACCATCAACCAGCTTAGCACCGTCCGGCTCGATACAGGCAGCGAACCGGTATTCCCGGAAAGCAATATCCGGGAGTTTAGTCTCCTTAGCCGGTCGCTGAGGGAACTGACGCAGAAATTACGACGCCAGTTTTCCCTCCAGAAGCAATTCGCCGAGAACGCGTCGCACGAATTACAAACCCCGTTGGCGGTTGCATCGGCTGAACTTGATTTCCTGCTTCAGTCCGACCACCTGACGGAAAATGATTACGCCCACCTGCAACGGGCCACCGACGCGCTGGGGCGGTTGAGCCAGCTCAATCGTTCATTGTTGTTACTCACACAGGTAGAAAACAACCAGTTTGCCAACGACGAATCTGTTGACATGAGCGAGTTGCTGACACAATGTGCGGATGAATACGAGCCTTTTTTTCAACACCGACACTTGGTGGTTAAACGAGCGATTGCCCCCCAAGTCATTCTGCGTATGAACCGGCAACTAGCGCGCGTCCTACTCTCAAATCTCCTGAAGAACGCGGTTCGGCATAGCGGTGGCGGAGTTGCAAGAAAAGAAAGCACTGTCCGTTTAGAATTAACGACCAACGCGCTAACCATCACAAATACAGGCGAGCCATTACCCTTTCCCGAGCACCAGTTGTTCTATCGGTTCGTCAAAAACCCGGCCCGGCCCGACTCGATGGGATTGGGGCTGGCACTTGTCAAGCAAATCTGTGAGCGCTATGCCCTGCCAATAACTTACGTGTATAACGGAGAAACCTGGGAGCACTCATTTCGGATAGAATTCCCGACCTGA